One region of Trachemys scripta elegans isolate TJP31775 chromosome 8, CAS_Tse_1.0, whole genome shotgun sequence genomic DNA includes:
- the ITK gene encoding tyrosine-protein kinase ITK/TSK: protein MNNCVLLEEQLIKKSQQKRRTSPSNFKMRFFVLTKSKLAYFEHRHGKKRTLKGSIELSRIKCVEIVKSDITIPCNYKYPFQVLHDNYLLYVFAPDRESRQRWVFTLKEETRNNNNLVPKYHPNFWIDGRWRCCAQTEKLAAGCIEYDPTKDASKKPLPPTPEDNWRLLLDPKDALVMAIYDYKVQNPQELTLQRGEEYYVLDNSEDHWWMVQDKNGHEGYVPSSYLVEKSPDNLQIYEWYNKNISRSKAEVLLKEEGKEGAFMVRDSRQPGMYTVSVFTKALSNDNNPVIKHYHIKETDENPKRYYLAEKHVFDSIPELINYHQHNAAGLVTRLRYAVCSWREKAPITAGLSYGKWVINPWELTFVQEIGSGQFGLVHLGYWLDQTKVAIKTIREGAMSEEDFIEEAQVMMKLSHPKLVQLYGVCMEQAPICLVFEFMEHGCLSDYLRNQRGSFSKETLLGMCQDVCEGMAYLEQDSVIHRDLAARNCLVGESQVVKVSDFGMSRYVLDDQYTSSTGTKFPVKWSAPEVFSYSNYSTKSDVWSFGVLMWEVFSEGKIPYENRTNAEVVEEINAGLRLYKPKLASKAIYELMSSCWNARKEDRPPFSVLLYQLSEISEFDL, encoded by the exons AAAAAAAGAACTTTGAAGGGCTCCATTGAACTGTCCAGGATCAAATGCGTTGAAATTGTGAAAAGTGACATCACAATTCCCTGTAACTATAAATATCCTTTCCAG GTTCTTCATGACAACTACCTGCTGTATGTGTTTGCACCCGATCGAGAGAGCCGGCAAAGATGGGTGTTTACTCTGAAAGAAG AAACCAGGAACAACAACAATTTGGTGCCGAAGTATCATCCAAATTTTTGGATAGATGGGAGATGGCGATGCTGTGCCCAGACAGAGAAGCTGGCAGCCGGGTGTATAGAATATGACCCCACCAAGGACG CCTCCAAGAAGCCTCTTCCTCCCACTCCTGAAGATAACTGG AGGTTGTTGCTAGACCCCAAGGATGCTTTAGTAATGGCCATATATGACTACAAGGTTCAGAATCCCCAGGAGCTGACCTTACAGCGCGGGGAGGAGTACTACGTTCTCGACAACTCTGAGGATCATTGGTGGATGGTTCAGGATAAGAATGG TCACGAAGGATATGTACCAAGCAGTTACCTGGTGGAAAAATCACCAGACAACCTGCAAATATACGA ATGGTACAATAAGAATATCAGCAGAAGCAAAGCAGAAGTACTCCTCAAAGAGGAG GGTAAGGAAGGTGCCTTCATGGTGAGAGATTCGAGGCAGCCTGGCATGTACACGGTCTCCGTTTTCACTAAGGCATTAAG CAACGACAACAACCCAGTTATCAAGCATTATCACATCAAAGAGACTGATGAGAACCCCAAGCGGTATTACTTGGCAGAAAAACACGTGTTTGACTCCATCCCCGAACTCATCAACTACCACCAGCACAACGCAGCAG GTCTCGTCACTCGTTTGCGGTACGCTGTTTGTTCCTGGAGAGAAAAGGCCCCTATCACTGCAGGACTGAGCTATG GAAAATGGGTCATAAATCCTTGGGAGCTAACATTTGTGCAGGAGATTGGCAGCGGTCAGTTTGGGCTGGTCCATCTTGGCTACTGGCTGGATCAGACTAAAGTCGCTATAAAGACCATTCGCGAAGGAGCAATGTCAGAAGAGGACTTTATTGAGGAGGCCCAAGTCATGAT GAAGCTCTCTCATCCCAAGTTAGTCCAGCTGTATGGCGTGTGCATGGAACAGGCTCCCATATGCCTGGTGTTTGAGTTCATGGAGCATGGCTGTTTGTCGGATTACCTCAGAAACCAGCGGGGCAGCTTCTCCAAGGAAACCCTCTTAGGGATGTGCCAAGATGTGTGCGAAGGGATGGCTTATCTGGAGCAGGATTCTGTCATTCACAGAGACCTG GCAGCTCGGAATTGTTTGGTAGGAGAGTCCCAAGTCGTCAAAGTGTCGGATTTTGGAATGTCGAG GTATGTCCTTGATGATCAGTACACTAGCTCCACCGGCACCAAATTCCCAGTCAAATGGTCTGCCCCAGAGGTTTTCTCCTACTCCAACTACAGCACCAAGTCTGATGTCTGGTCATTTG GAGTGTTGATGTGGGAGGTCTTCAGCGAAGGCAAAATCCCTTACGAAAACCGGACCAACGCAGAGGTGGTGGAAGAAATCAATGCAGGACTCCGGCTGTATAAACCCAAGCTGGCCTCCAAGGCCATATATGAGCTTATGAGCAGCTGCTGGAACGCG AGGAAAGAAGACCGACCCCCCTTCTCTGTTCTGCTCTATCAGCTGAGTGAGATCTCTGAATTTGATCTTTAA